One Bos taurus isolate L1 Dominette 01449 registration number 42190680 breed Hereford chromosome 14, ARS-UCD2.0, whole genome shotgun sequence genomic region harbors:
- the AARD gene encoding alanine and arginine-rich domain-containing protein, protein MGLEDSGRRREGPSRGPHNILHAAGLRSSTLRPSRGFLEGGRGVDGPEEAQAAGPRLDELKRRLVRAFQRAVLRGSSRRLREEAAAREAQSRARVESALAGLRAELLEMRFQNRQLARTLLDLNMKMQQLKKEDEMETALESQSSEDNAQNLE, encoded by the exons ATGGGCCTAGAGGACTCCGGCCGCCGCAGAGAGGGCCCCTCCCGGGGGCCCCACAACATCCTCCACGCGGCCGGGCTCCGGTCCTCCACCCTGCGTCCCTCACGAGGCTTCCTCGAAGGCGGCAGGGGCGTGGACGGCCCGGAGGAGGCCCAGGCCGCCGGTCCGCGGCTGGACGAGCTCAAGCGGCGGCTGGTGCGCGCCTTCCAGCGGGCGGTGCTGCGCGGCAGCTCCAGGCGTTTGCGGGAAGAGGCGGCGGCGCGGGAGGCGCAGAGCCGGGCGCGCGTGGAGAGCGCCCTGGCCGGGCTGCGCGCCGAGCTG CTGGAAATGCGTTTCCAGAATCGTCAGCTGGCCAGAACTCTGCTGGATTTAAACATGAAAATGCAACAACTGAAAAAGGAGGACGAAATGGAAACTGCATTAGAATCGCAGAGCTCTGAAGATAATGCTCAGAATCTGGAATGA